The Halococcus salifodinae DSM 8989 DNA window ACGGGTTCGTACTAATCCTGCGTGGCCTTCGGTCCCGAGAGACCGCAGGAGTGGGTCGGAGCGAGGTTTTGTATACAAGGGTCATTCGCACGGACGGCTTCTAAACCAATAGCTCTAAAAAACAGTTGAGCCAACATTAACGGAATGAGCTTGGCCGCAGTCACAAAGAAAGAATTCCAGGACGCCATCCGGTCGTACACGCTCCTCGGACTCATCGTGATCTTTGTGGCAATAACGGGATTCTGGGCCGCGATTCACTGGATACCAGAGATGGGCGATCCGGTGACTGGCAATCTCGACACAATAGCACTGCTAAATAGTATGAGACAACCAGCGGTGTATCTCGTTCCGCTGGTGGCACTCGTGGTCGGATATAAAGCAGTTGCTGGCGAGCGTGAACATGGCAGTATTCGGCTGACACTTGGACTCCCAAATACGCGGAGTGACATTTTTCTCGGGAAGATTATCGGCCAAACTGCTGTGGTTTCAGTTGCGATACTATTTGGATACAGTGCTGCTGCCCTTATCGCGTTACTCACATACGATACGTTTGCGCTCGCTGCCTTTGTGGTATATACTCTGCTTTCGATGCTCTATGCGCTAGTATGTATTTCTATTGCAGTTTCGTTTTCTGCAAGTACACGATCGCTACAGCGGGCGATTATCGGTGCAGGGGGGATTTACTTAGTGGTTCTAATACTATGGGACTCAATTGTAGCAGTCCTCACAATCGTATTCGTTGAGAACCCATCCCAGTCAGACACATTCCCAGATTGGCTAATAGCCCTATTCTACATGAATCCATCAACAGCATTTGCTCAGGCAACGAGGGCAGTTATCCCTGCAACCCGTGAAATCACGGTTTTCCCCTTATTAGAAGCGAGCTTCTGGGTTGACTGGTACGGTTTCATTGTCATGGGATTATGGATACTTATCCCACTAGCCCTTGGCAATTTTCTATTCAACAGAGCGAACATATTGTGAAATCCTCCTTCGTCATCAGATGAACTGAGGGATGCCCCACCGTACCGATAGATTAATCCAACCAAGCAGAACCATTCGATATACTGCTATCCATTCCCGTCTGGTATCGCCTCACCCACCAATGTCACATCGAATCACTGATTTCCGCGGCCGCCTGCTCTCAGCGCTTGCCATCGTTGCCAGTATGGCGCTGCTCGCCATCATTACGAGCACTCTCGAACCTTCAATCTCGACGTCAGTTGCTCCCCAACCCCCGAAATCAGCACCAACATCTGGTATCTCACTCCTCGCGCTACTCTACATGCTCCTCAACGCATTCCTCGCCTTCTTCGGGATTACCCTTGAGCCTCCATCCGGCCAATCCTCCGGCGGTTCCATCCTCGAACTTCTATTCATGATCCTCCAAGTCATCTACCAGCATCGCCTTGCGATTATCGTGATTGCCGTCCTCCTCACTGTCGTCGGTCTCCTCTACCAGTATCGCCATCATCTTGCTGTGCCTCGCGTCTTCCAGTCAACGAGCGAAGCTCCTGAAACAGCCGCCCGGTCCTCGTTGATAGCAACCGGGAGTGCCGACTGGCCATCAGACACAGAACCGGAATCAGTCCAGGAAGCCTGGATTGCGATGATTCAACGCGTCGACGACATCGAGAAACCGTCATCGCGAACTCCAACCGAGTGGCAGCAGATCGCGGTTGATGCAGGCCTTCCAGCTGACACCGTCGAGACGATCACTGCGACGTTCTGTGCCATTCAGTACGGGAACGCCCCCGAAACAGACACTCGCCGGAAACGCGTTCGGGCCGCGCTCGACAAGCTCGAAGACCAGCAGGGGGCCACAGATGGATAACTTCTCCCGGACCAGCATCCGTCGCTGGATCATGCTGGCAGCATTCATCCTCGTCGCTACTGCTATTCTCATCACCGGGATTGCCGCCGTCGATCCGTCGCTACTCGATATACTCCGTCATCCCCGAGAGGGTGTCTTCCTCATCACGGGATTCCTCGTCGTCGCCCTCTTCAGCGGTTCGCTCCTCTCCATCCCACTGTACTTGGATCCCAAAGACACTAGCACGAAGCCTGAAGACGCTGACACGGATGCCTACGAGCCTGAAGTTACGCCCGAGATTCCGCATGCGGGCGCAGAGATCGAGCCATTGACCGGGAACCCGTTCCTCGGATACCGCGTTACTGACGACGAGCAAGAAGCGATTCGGACACGGCTCCGAGACGCTGCTGTCACCATGACCCACCGCCACACGGGCATCAAAATGGAGGACGCCAGCGCCCGCGTACAGCGTGGTGACTGGACGGAGAACGCTACCGCCGCGTGGTTTCTCGGGGAAACACCGCCCCCTCGATCAGTCCGCCTCTACGCGCGAGTCTCCGATGGACATGCCTTCCGGCACGGGGCTCGTCAAACCGTCCACGAAATTGTTGCCTACGAACAGCGCCACGAGTCACGGAGAACCCACTCACCATGACCTCGGTCGAACGGACGCACCGCTGGCGAGTAGCCTTTGCATTCGTCCTCTTTACGAGCACAGCGGGTCTGTATCTCGAAGCCCCGATCGTTTTCCTGACGTCGATCCTCGGCGTCGCGTATGCAGGCTATCCACTCTTCGTCGGCCCGCCAACCGTTGATCTCGAACTCTCACGAACAGTCACGGATGAAACGCCCGACCACGGCGACCCCGTGACAGTTACCGTCACCATAACGAACACTGGGCCACGGACGCTTGCCGACCTCCGGATCATCGACGGTGTGCCGAGCCTTCTGACGGTCACCGATGGCACGCCGCGGCATACAGCCACCCTTCGACCAGGCGCGTCGACAACATTTCAGTATACGGTCGCTGCGAAGCACGGAAGTCACCGATTCACCCCGACGACGGTGATTGCCCACGATATCAGCGGGAATACGCGTGTCGAGACTGAGGTTGCAGCCGGCGAACAGTCGACCATCCGTGAAGAACTAGAGTGTATGGTCGACCTCCGGGCGTTTCAGTTGCACCGGCAGGCCCGGCAGTATGCTGGACAGACGCCCGCTGAGGCGGGTGAGTCGGGGCTCGAATTCCAGCAGATACGAGCGTATCAACGAGGCGATTCGATGCATCGAATCAACTGGAAGCGGTATGCTCGGACCGGCGAGCTCACGACGATGGAATTCCGTGAAGAACACCGGACAGCCGTCGTGCTCTGCGTGGATGCACGCCAGAGCGCGATTCGAGCCGCAGCATCGACAGAGCCGCACGCAGTAGCGTACTGTGTCGCCGCCGCCCAGCAAGTTTGTTCGACGCTCGAGCAGCAGAGCGAACAGGTTGGTGCCGCCATTTTCGGATCCGAGTTCAACTGGCGGGCACCAAGCACGGGCCGGGAACACTATGCTCACATCGACCAGCTATTAGTAGATCATGAGTACGACCAGCCGGTTCCGATCGACGGCGACGACATCACGGTGTCTTCGACGGAGCAGGTTCAGGAATTGATCGCACAGACACAGGGAAATACCGAGGTCATAGTGTTTTCGCCACTCGTCGATGGATTCGGCGAAACTGCTGCACAGCAGTTGGACGCGCACGGGTACTCAGTAACGGTTATCAGTCCGGACGTGACGACGGACGAGACCGTCAGCGAGGAGTTCGTGAGGGTTGAGCGTGCGAACCGGGTCCAGATGCTGCGAAATCGGGATATGCCAGTCGCGGACTGGTCGCCCGAGAAGCCACTGGTCTGGCCCGTGGGCCACCACAGAGGGGTGCGCTGATGGAAGCGTCGTCTATCGTGAAACAGCCGACGTACGCGGGGAGTGTACTTGCCGTGGTCGCGGCGGCCTGCGTAACCGGTGTTCTGGCGAGTCAGCCCGTTCAGGTGTCGATTGCTGGTGTGGGAGCGGTCGGTGCAGTCCTGCTGTTGGGAAGTGGTCTCGTTCGTCGTCGCGGTCATCGCGTGCTCGGTGGCGGATTTGTATTTGTGGGGTGTAGTCTCGTTTGTCTCGCGCTCGGTCTGAGTCTACTGTCTCCAGGTGGGCTGTTCGAGCGGATTGCGTTCTTCGGTGGAACGCTCGCGATGGCGTGTGTCGTCCTCGGTGTGTTTCCGCTCCGGCAGTCGTGGGCGGGCTCTCTCGTCGGGTTCGGGATCGTGCTTTTCAGTTGTAGTCTCATCTTCTTGGCGTGGATCTCGGATCCGGGTCGAGTGCAACTGTTACTCGGTGTTGGCCTGACGATCGTCACGTGGGATGTGGCTGAGCACGCGATTACGCTTGGAAACGACGTCGGGCGGAGCGCGCGGACGTATCCAGTGACGATGATCCATTTCGTGGGGAGTCTCGGAGTCGGGCTCGCAGCTGGAACGGTCACACTGGTGGTGGACAGCGTCCAGTTGCCAGCGATTCCGATTGCTGCGCTCGCACTCCTATTAGGGGCTGTTCTGTTGTTGTTGCTCGTGCTCTTTCTCGGAGATAGTGAGTGGTTGTCCGGTACGTGAGACGTGGACTGGGTTCTGTTACACGCGTACTGCCTCATATGCAACTGTGGTTTCGAAGCGCTTTGTCAGGTCTGTGATATCGATCGCTGTCGTTTGTGGTTCAGGGTAAACCGACAGCGGTCAGTGATTGGGCGATACAGTGAGTCACTGTCGGATATTGAGCGAGTAGAGGATGCAACCGAGCCCGCAGATCTCGACGAGCCGTGTTGTGATCGGCAGCCAGTACGTATAGACACGCGGCCCGAAGCCAAGGCGCTGCCCGACGAAGGTGGCAACCAGTGATAGTGCAAACGGAACGACGGTAAGAAACCCGAGTCCAAGCGCGAGGAACAGCATCCGCCGACTTCGATTGCGTCGATACCCTCGGTAGGCCTGGAACGCGATGAACAACCCCAGCATCATCGCTCCGAGCGTGACCGCCAAAAGGATCAGATAGCCGGCGTACCCCTGTACGGAGTCGAATTGGAGTGGTAACTGAAGCATTAGATGTCCTCCCACATGTCGGTGAAGCGGTCGGCGATGTCTTCGGTCGATTTCTCTTCGACGGTGATCTGTAATTCGCCCTCTTCGAGGTCAACAGTGAGTTGGTCCAGCCGTGCCTCATACACGCTGTAGTGGTGTCCGTCGTCGGCGAGTCGTGTTCCTTCTTCGATGAGACCACACTCGGCGAGACGTTCGGCCCGCCGGTAGACGGTGGGCAGAGACGCATCACATTCCTCGCTGAGGGCTTTCGCGGACATCGGTTGTGTACTCGTTGCGGTGAGGATCGTCCGAGCGTATTCGTCATCGAGGAGTGCGAACACCTCGTTCGTCGGACAGTCCTCACTCACGTTTCTTGGTGGATCGAGAGGGGGTTAAAAGACCCATGCGATTTTCCGGGCCAGAAAACCGCCCCATGTCTGAGTTCTGCTAGCTCTGACTTTGGTCTGCCTGTGAGCTGGTTGTACTCATCGATACCAGACTGACTAAGTGCGGCCTCCACAACATCGACGCTATGAGTCTCCGCGTTCGCAGCGCGCTCGCCGATGGGATCCCCCGTGCGTTTCGCCGCAACGGTTGGATCTTGATCGGCACATATCTTCTCATCAGTCTGCTTCAAGGAGGACTCGTCTTGATGGTCTCAACGACCGCACTTCCGCTCGATAGTTTCGCTGCGCCAGCGGCGGGCGGACAGATGCCGAGTCCTGGGACTCAACTCCCGCCGCTTATCTCGTTGCAGGCCGTTTTGATTGCGTCATTCACGGGCGGCTTTCTAACGATCCCTGTATTGGTCGTGGCGAGTCGTGCGCTCGTGAGTCAGTTCACCGACCATATACCCGAAGAGTTCGTTTTCCATCGTCTCGGCTGGGCATCGGTCAATAGTTTCCTAGGAAGTTGGATCGTTTCAATCGTGGTGAGTGGACTCACAATCGGCCTGTTCGTGCTCGCTGGTTGGGGGCTATTTAGGTTGGCTGATCAATCGACACTGCTCTATCTGATCAGTACGTGGCCGGGACGAGCACTCCTCGTCGGTGCCTGTCTCGTTCTCTTCATCCCTGGAGCGTTTCTTGGCGTGAATCTGATCTTTGTCGGACAGGAGGTGGCTGTCCGAGACAAGAACGTGATCGGAGCAATTATCGGGAGCTGGCGACTGACTCGGCACAACCGAATACGCCTGCTTGCGCTTGCGTTCGTCTTGTTGATCCCTCATATGATCCTTTCAGTCGGACTATCTGAATTTCTGCCGCCACTTCCCGCTCAGATTCTCGTTCTTATCGAGAGCGCGATCGTTCAGATCGCGATACTGGCGATCATGGCGCGTGCGTACGTGCAGTTACACGACGATGAAACGGGACTCAGTCCACCCTACCTCAGTAAGACAGCAGATGATCAACGGATATAGAACGGTTCGTCTTCGCTCATTCGCGCTAGAAAGTACCGGGAGGATGCCAGGGGTGATGCCACGCAACGGGTCCCGGTATTGAACACCCGTTGTGCAACGATCGGGTGCTCAGTACGGGGATACGCCGGGACGTATATTAGCAACTCCGCCGTTTTTCTGAGCCTGAAAACTGGATAGGCTCTTTATCCTCACCTGGTTCGTTCTGCCAATTGTATGTTCCAGAACGGACACACGCGGCCGGTTAAGCTCCAAAACCACGATAGGTGGACATGAGCGATCTGAGCTCCTTCCGTCTGCTTCGACAACGGACCAG harbors:
- a CDS encoding DUF7519 family protein — its product is MEASSIVKQPTYAGSVLAVVAAACVTGVLASQPVQVSIAGVGAVGAVLLLGSGLVRRRGHRVLGGGFVFVGCSLVCLALGLSLLSPGGLFERIAFFGGTLAMACVVLGVFPLRQSWAGSLVGFGIVLFSCSLIFLAWISDPGRVQLLLGVGLTIVTWDVAEHAITLGNDVGRSARTYPVTMIHFVGSLGVGLAAGTVTLVVDSVQLPAIPIAALALLLGAVLLLLLVLFLGDSEWLSGT
- a CDS encoding winged helix-turn-helix domain-containing protein, with product MSEDCPTNEVFALLDDEYARTILTATSTQPMSAKALSEECDASLPTVYRRAERLAECGLIEEGTRLADDGHHYSVYEARLDQLTVDLEEGELQITVEEKSTEDIADRFTDMWEDI
- a CDS encoding ABC transporter permease subunit: MSLAAVTKKEFQDAIRSYTLLGLIVIFVAITGFWAAIHWIPEMGDPVTGNLDTIALLNSMRQPAVYLVPLVALVVGYKAVAGEREHGSIRLTLGLPNTRSDIFLGKIIGQTAVVSVAILFGYSAAALIALLTYDTFALAAFVVYTLLSMLYALVCISIAVSFSASTRSLQRAIIGAGGIYLVVLILWDSIVAVLTIVFVENPSQSDTFPDWLIALFYMNPSTAFAQATRAVIPATREITVFPLLEASFWVDWYGFIVMGLWILIPLALGNFLFNRANIL
- a CDS encoding DUF7269 family protein, with the translated sequence MDNFSRTSIRRWIMLAAFILVATAILITGIAAVDPSLLDILRHPREGVFLITGFLVVALFSGSLLSIPLYLDPKDTSTKPEDADTDAYEPEVTPEIPHAGAEIEPLTGNPFLGYRVTDDEQEAIRTRLRDAAVTMTHRHTGIKMEDASARVQRGDWTENATAAWFLGETPPPRSVRLYARVSDGHAFRHGARQTVHEIVAYEQRHESRRTHSP
- a CDS encoding DUF58 domain-containing protein, producing MTSVERTHRWRVAFAFVLFTSTAGLYLEAPIVFLTSILGVAYAGYPLFVGPPTVDLELSRTVTDETPDHGDPVTVTVTITNTGPRTLADLRIIDGVPSLLTVTDGTPRHTATLRPGASTTFQYTVAAKHGSHRFTPTTVIAHDISGNTRVETEVAAGEQSTIREELECMVDLRAFQLHRQARQYAGQTPAEAGESGLEFQQIRAYQRGDSMHRINWKRYARTGELTTMEFREEHRTAVVLCVDARQSAIRAAASTEPHAVAYCVAAAQQVCSTLEQQSEQVGAAIFGSEFNWRAPSTGREHYAHIDQLLVDHEYDQPVPIDGDDITVSSTEQVQELIAQTQGNTEVIVFSPLVDGFGETAAQQLDAHGYSVTVISPDVTTDETVSEEFVRVERANRVQMLRNRDMPVADWSPEKPLVWPVGHHRGVR
- a CDS encoding DUF7521 family protein, producing MLQLPLQFDSVQGYAGYLILLAVTLGAMMLGLFIAFQAYRGYRRNRSRRMLFLALGLGFLTVVPFALSLVATFVGQRLGFGPRVYTYWLPITTRLVEICGLGCILYSLNIRQ
- a CDS encoding DUF4129 domain-containing protein; this encodes MALLAIITSTLEPSISTSVAPQPPKSAPTSGISLLALLYMLLNAFLAFFGITLEPPSGQSSGGSILELLFMILQVIYQHRLAIIVIAVLLTVVGLLYQYRHHLAVPRVFQSTSEAPETAARSSLIATGSADWPSDTEPESVQEAWIAMIQRVDDIEKPSSRTPTEWQQIAVDAGLPADTVETITATFCAIQYGNAPETDTRRKRVRAALDKLEDQQGATDG